The following coding sequences lie in one Spinacia oleracea cultivar Varoflay chromosome 1, BTI_SOV_V1, whole genome shotgun sequence genomic window:
- the LOC110774788 gene encoding uncharacterized protein isoform X2 yields MVASSICDSYSDLMDIDQVLVVPDTPDRVSKSPKNICKISEPAESSSRNTMLASRGITDRRRRLGDNIRAAGMYSHSGGNLGDIARSQGASGTAIPTSSFRNAPMSSTIEGKTVKHMDRHHCNHQHLVDDKFSRSSLPGISSHHPNRRLNPVLIENGEIPKHSSKTSRDDLRSRPMNKGYLPPNNAGSLHTAGVSSQQYKGSSLPGISSHHPNRRQDSALVEHGEVPKSSSKSTRENLGARKMNTGYVLPDNIASLHTAGCSSKSISSENKGKVKVGHDNPVHCDVHSVEGNDNICLIASDHDTVEGLSMAPHSFRPSTTVRKRWVRNGCISPHNIAKAKRLAETSGNGSQNTECAVISGGSHPIVDVNEVTSKHNAASRAKGKELYESSPKGHADRRSDVGHFADGWCNGKFPEDCVLVQDTSGNSNKKVLGKSSTSFPATSSEQKPVLNEGQIHTPTSIIKRQKKHTLSLGSPEKRSEVICLSSGGESSTRKSVRDRCRLPPSELGSSVAVGEISPEVRESVTQTDNDAETRDVQLQADEMLARELQEQLYNEISEPSSHEILSSLGWVEHQEDHVQPASSRGSHRTHAFGAAPPLTRQASQSLRNRLFRRGAQARLPRSNVPRLRSHVHRYPRGRGRLFPSDMDVDMRMDLLETMEAVVNDDIRMVNQLLESDREFGENDYEMLLALDENNHTHLGASVARIANLPESTVHNDNCEVCSICLETPAIGDTMRHLPCLHKFHKDCIDPWLRRRRSCPVCKSDI; encoded by the exons ATGGTGGCATCAAGCATATGTGACTCAT ATTCAGATCTCATGGATATTGATCAGGTCTTGGTTGTTCCTGACACTCCTGATAGGGTATCTAAATCACCTAAAAATATTTGTAAGATCTCTGAGCCTGCGGAGTCCAGTTCGAGAAATACTATGTTGGCAAGTAGAGGCATTACGGATAGAAGGAGACGTTTGGGTGATAATATTCGTGCTGCAGGAATGTATTCTCATTCTGGGGGTAATCTTGGTGATATTGCTAGAAGTCAGGGTGCAAGCGGCACTGCCATTCCTACTTCTAGCTTCAGAAATGCTCCAATGTCCAGTACTATAGAGGGCAAGACCGTTAAACACATGGACAGACATCACTGTAACCATCAGCACTTGGTGGATGACAAATTTTCACGTTCTAGTCTTCCAGGAATATCATCTCACCATCCCAACAGAAGACTGAACCCTGTTTTGATTGAAAATGGTGAAATTCCAAAGCATTCCTCTAAAACATCAAGAGATGATTTAAGGTCTCGACCGATGAACAAGGGTTATTTGCCTCCAAACAATGCTGGTTCTTTACATACTGCTGGAGTTTCTTCGCAACAGTACAAAGGTTCTAGTCTTCCAGGAATATCATCTCACCATCCCAACAGAAGACAGGACTCCGCTTTGGTAGAACATGGTGAGGTTCCTAAGTCTTCCTCTAAATCCACAAGAGAGAATTTAGGGGCCCGAAAGATGAACACAGGTTATGTGCTTCCCGACAATATTGCTTCTTTACATACTGCTGGATGTTCTTCGAAATCTATTAGTAGTGAGAATAAGGGAAAGGTGAAGGTTGGTCATGATAATCCTGTCCATTGTGATGTTCATTCGGTGGAAGGGAATGATAATATTTGCCTCATTGCTTCTGATCATGATACTGTGGAGGGTCTCTCGATGGCACCTCACTCTTTCAGACCTAGTACAACTGTGCGGAAAAGGTGGGTACGCAATGGGTGTATATCTCCACACAATATAGCAAAGGCCAAAAGGTTAGCTGAGACTTCTGGTAATGGATCTCAAAACACTGAGTGTGCTGTGATATCTGGTGGGTCTCATCCTATAGTTGATGTTAACGAGGTAACTTCCAAACATAATGCTGCATCCCGAGCGAAAGGGAAAGAGCTGTACGAATCTTCTCCAAAAGGCCATGCAGACAG GAGAAGTGATGTTGGGCATTTTGCTGATGGATGGTGCAATGGTAAATTTCCTGAGGACTGCGTTCTTGTACAAGACACCAGTGGCAACTCAAACAAAAAGGTTTTGGGAAAAAGCTCTACGTCATTTCCTGCAACGTCGTCCGAGCAAAAGCCTGTGCTTAATGAGGGCCAGATTCACACACCAACCTCAATTATTAAAAGACAAAAGAAGCACACCTTGAGTTTAGGAAGCCCAGAGAAAAGGTCAGAGGTAATTTGTTTGAGTTCAGGTGGGGAATCATCGACCAGGAAGTCAGTTAGGGATCGTTGTCGTTTGCCTCCGAGTGAATTAGGTTCCTCGGTAGCTGTTGGTGAAATTTCTCCGGAAGTGAGAGAGAGTGTCACACAAACCGATAATGACGCTGAAACTAGGGATGTACAACTCCAAGCAGATGAGATGTTGGCTCGTGAACTGCAGGAGCAGTTATATAATGAAATATCTGAACCTTCTAGTCACGAG ATACTTTCATCACTAGGCTGGGTAGAGCATCAGGAAGACCATGTGCAGCCTGCTTCTTCAAGAGGAAGCCATCGCACACATGCTTTT GGGGCTGCTCCACCATTAACTCGGCAAGCTTCTCAGTCTTTGCGCAACCGTTTGTTCCGTCGAGGAGCTCAAGCGCGCCTCCCCAGATCAAATGTACCGAGGCTAAGGAGTCATGTTCATCGCTATCCTAGAGGGAGGGGTAGATTATTCCCTTCAGATATGGATGTTGACATG AGAATGGATTTACTTGAAACAATGGAAGCTGTGGTAAATGATGATATCAGAATGGTCAATCAACTCCTTGAGTCTGATCGTGAATTTGGAGA AAATGATTACGAAATGTTATTGGCTCTTGATGAAAACAATCATACACATCTTGGTGCATCAGTTGCTCGAATAGCGAACCTCCCGGAGTCCACAGTACAT AATGATAACTGTGAAGTTTGTTCAATTTGTCTTGAAACTCCAGCTATTGGAGACACCATGCGACATCTTCCTTGCTTGCACAAATTTCACAAAGAT TGTATCGATCCATGGCTGAGAAGAAGAAGATCATGTCCAGTTTGCAAGTCAGATATTTGA
- the LOC110774788 gene encoding uncharacterized protein isoform X1 yields the protein MAEHHHHKPSISDSDLMDIDQVLVVPDTPDRVSKSPKNICKISEPAESSSRNTMLASRGITDRRRRLGDNIRAAGMYSHSGGNLGDIARSQGASGTAIPTSSFRNAPMSSTIEGKTVKHMDRHHCNHQHLVDDKFSRSSLPGISSHHPNRRLNPVLIENGEIPKHSSKTSRDDLRSRPMNKGYLPPNNAGSLHTAGVSSQQYKGSSLPGISSHHPNRRQDSALVEHGEVPKSSSKSTRENLGARKMNTGYVLPDNIASLHTAGCSSKSISSENKGKVKVGHDNPVHCDVHSVEGNDNICLIASDHDTVEGLSMAPHSFRPSTTVRKRWVRNGCISPHNIAKAKRLAETSGNGSQNTECAVISGGSHPIVDVNEVTSKHNAASRAKGKELYESSPKGHADRRSDVGHFADGWCNGKFPEDCVLVQDTSGNSNKKVLGKSSTSFPATSSEQKPVLNEGQIHTPTSIIKRQKKHTLSLGSPEKRSEVICLSSGGESSTRKSVRDRCRLPPSELGSSVAVGEISPEVRESVTQTDNDAETRDVQLQADEMLARELQEQLYNEISEPSSHEILSSLGWVEHQEDHVQPASSRGSHRTHAFGAAPPLTRQASQSLRNRLFRRGAQARLPRSNVPRLRSHVHRYPRGRGRLFPSDMDVDMRMDLLETMEAVVNDDIRMVNQLLESDREFGENDYEMLLALDENNHTHLGASVARIANLPESTVHNDNCEVCSICLETPAIGDTMRHLPCLHKFHKDCIDPWLRRRRSCPVCKSDI from the exons ATGGCGGAGCATCACCACCACAAACCCTCGATTTCCG ATTCAGATCTCATGGATATTGATCAGGTCTTGGTTGTTCCTGACACTCCTGATAGGGTATCTAAATCACCTAAAAATATTTGTAAGATCTCTGAGCCTGCGGAGTCCAGTTCGAGAAATACTATGTTGGCAAGTAGAGGCATTACGGATAGAAGGAGACGTTTGGGTGATAATATTCGTGCTGCAGGAATGTATTCTCATTCTGGGGGTAATCTTGGTGATATTGCTAGAAGTCAGGGTGCAAGCGGCACTGCCATTCCTACTTCTAGCTTCAGAAATGCTCCAATGTCCAGTACTATAGAGGGCAAGACCGTTAAACACATGGACAGACATCACTGTAACCATCAGCACTTGGTGGATGACAAATTTTCACGTTCTAGTCTTCCAGGAATATCATCTCACCATCCCAACAGAAGACTGAACCCTGTTTTGATTGAAAATGGTGAAATTCCAAAGCATTCCTCTAAAACATCAAGAGATGATTTAAGGTCTCGACCGATGAACAAGGGTTATTTGCCTCCAAACAATGCTGGTTCTTTACATACTGCTGGAGTTTCTTCGCAACAGTACAAAGGTTCTAGTCTTCCAGGAATATCATCTCACCATCCCAACAGAAGACAGGACTCCGCTTTGGTAGAACATGGTGAGGTTCCTAAGTCTTCCTCTAAATCCACAAGAGAGAATTTAGGGGCCCGAAAGATGAACACAGGTTATGTGCTTCCCGACAATATTGCTTCTTTACATACTGCTGGATGTTCTTCGAAATCTATTAGTAGTGAGAATAAGGGAAAGGTGAAGGTTGGTCATGATAATCCTGTCCATTGTGATGTTCATTCGGTGGAAGGGAATGATAATATTTGCCTCATTGCTTCTGATCATGATACTGTGGAGGGTCTCTCGATGGCACCTCACTCTTTCAGACCTAGTACAACTGTGCGGAAAAGGTGGGTACGCAATGGGTGTATATCTCCACACAATATAGCAAAGGCCAAAAGGTTAGCTGAGACTTCTGGTAATGGATCTCAAAACACTGAGTGTGCTGTGATATCTGGTGGGTCTCATCCTATAGTTGATGTTAACGAGGTAACTTCCAAACATAATGCTGCATCCCGAGCGAAAGGGAAAGAGCTGTACGAATCTTCTCCAAAAGGCCATGCAGACAG GAGAAGTGATGTTGGGCATTTTGCTGATGGATGGTGCAATGGTAAATTTCCTGAGGACTGCGTTCTTGTACAAGACACCAGTGGCAACTCAAACAAAAAGGTTTTGGGAAAAAGCTCTACGTCATTTCCTGCAACGTCGTCCGAGCAAAAGCCTGTGCTTAATGAGGGCCAGATTCACACACCAACCTCAATTATTAAAAGACAAAAGAAGCACACCTTGAGTTTAGGAAGCCCAGAGAAAAGGTCAGAGGTAATTTGTTTGAGTTCAGGTGGGGAATCATCGACCAGGAAGTCAGTTAGGGATCGTTGTCGTTTGCCTCCGAGTGAATTAGGTTCCTCGGTAGCTGTTGGTGAAATTTCTCCGGAAGTGAGAGAGAGTGTCACACAAACCGATAATGACGCTGAAACTAGGGATGTACAACTCCAAGCAGATGAGATGTTGGCTCGTGAACTGCAGGAGCAGTTATATAATGAAATATCTGAACCTTCTAGTCACGAG ATACTTTCATCACTAGGCTGGGTAGAGCATCAGGAAGACCATGTGCAGCCTGCTTCTTCAAGAGGAAGCCATCGCACACATGCTTTT GGGGCTGCTCCACCATTAACTCGGCAAGCTTCTCAGTCTTTGCGCAACCGTTTGTTCCGTCGAGGAGCTCAAGCGCGCCTCCCCAGATCAAATGTACCGAGGCTAAGGAGTCATGTTCATCGCTATCCTAGAGGGAGGGGTAGATTATTCCCTTCAGATATGGATGTTGACATG AGAATGGATTTACTTGAAACAATGGAAGCTGTGGTAAATGATGATATCAGAATGGTCAATCAACTCCTTGAGTCTGATCGTGAATTTGGAGA AAATGATTACGAAATGTTATTGGCTCTTGATGAAAACAATCATACACATCTTGGTGCATCAGTTGCTCGAATAGCGAACCTCCCGGAGTCCACAGTACAT AATGATAACTGTGAAGTTTGTTCAATTTGTCTTGAAACTCCAGCTATTGGAGACACCATGCGACATCTTCCTTGCTTGCACAAATTTCACAAAGAT TGTATCGATCCATGGCTGAGAAGAAGAAGATCATGTCCAGTTTGCAAGTCAGATATTTGA
- the LOC110774788 gene encoding uncharacterized protein isoform X3 yields the protein MALHNNSDLMDIDQVLVVPDTPDRVSKSPKNICKISEPAESSSRNTMLASRGITDRRRRLGDNIRAAGMYSHSGGNLGDIARSQGASGTAIPTSSFRNAPMSSTIEGKTVKHMDRHHCNHQHLVDDKFSRSSLPGISSHHPNRRLNPVLIENGEIPKHSSKTSRDDLRSRPMNKGYLPPNNAGSLHTAGVSSQQYKGSSLPGISSHHPNRRQDSALVEHGEVPKSSSKSTRENLGARKMNTGYVLPDNIASLHTAGCSSKSISSENKGKVKVGHDNPVHCDVHSVEGNDNICLIASDHDTVEGLSMAPHSFRPSTTVRKRWVRNGCISPHNIAKAKRLAETSGNGSQNTECAVISGGSHPIVDVNEVTSKHNAASRAKGKELYESSPKGHADRRSDVGHFADGWCNGKFPEDCVLVQDTSGNSNKKVLGKSSTSFPATSSEQKPVLNEGQIHTPTSIIKRQKKHTLSLGSPEKRSEVICLSSGGESSTRKSVRDRCRLPPSELGSSVAVGEISPEVRESVTQTDNDAETRDVQLQADEMLARELQEQLYNEISEPSSHEILSSLGWVEHQEDHVQPASSRGSHRTHAFGAAPPLTRQASQSLRNRLFRRGAQARLPRSNVPRLRSHVHRYPRGRGRLFPSDMDVDMRMDLLETMEAVVNDDIRMVNQLLESDREFGENDYEMLLALDENNHTHLGASVARIANLPESTVHNDNCEVCSICLETPAIGDTMRHLPCLHKFHKDCIDPWLRRRRSCPVCKSDI from the exons ATGGCTCTGCATAACA ATTCAGATCTCATGGATATTGATCAGGTCTTGGTTGTTCCTGACACTCCTGATAGGGTATCTAAATCACCTAAAAATATTTGTAAGATCTCTGAGCCTGCGGAGTCCAGTTCGAGAAATACTATGTTGGCAAGTAGAGGCATTACGGATAGAAGGAGACGTTTGGGTGATAATATTCGTGCTGCAGGAATGTATTCTCATTCTGGGGGTAATCTTGGTGATATTGCTAGAAGTCAGGGTGCAAGCGGCACTGCCATTCCTACTTCTAGCTTCAGAAATGCTCCAATGTCCAGTACTATAGAGGGCAAGACCGTTAAACACATGGACAGACATCACTGTAACCATCAGCACTTGGTGGATGACAAATTTTCACGTTCTAGTCTTCCAGGAATATCATCTCACCATCCCAACAGAAGACTGAACCCTGTTTTGATTGAAAATGGTGAAATTCCAAAGCATTCCTCTAAAACATCAAGAGATGATTTAAGGTCTCGACCGATGAACAAGGGTTATTTGCCTCCAAACAATGCTGGTTCTTTACATACTGCTGGAGTTTCTTCGCAACAGTACAAAGGTTCTAGTCTTCCAGGAATATCATCTCACCATCCCAACAGAAGACAGGACTCCGCTTTGGTAGAACATGGTGAGGTTCCTAAGTCTTCCTCTAAATCCACAAGAGAGAATTTAGGGGCCCGAAAGATGAACACAGGTTATGTGCTTCCCGACAATATTGCTTCTTTACATACTGCTGGATGTTCTTCGAAATCTATTAGTAGTGAGAATAAGGGAAAGGTGAAGGTTGGTCATGATAATCCTGTCCATTGTGATGTTCATTCGGTGGAAGGGAATGATAATATTTGCCTCATTGCTTCTGATCATGATACTGTGGAGGGTCTCTCGATGGCACCTCACTCTTTCAGACCTAGTACAACTGTGCGGAAAAGGTGGGTACGCAATGGGTGTATATCTCCACACAATATAGCAAAGGCCAAAAGGTTAGCTGAGACTTCTGGTAATGGATCTCAAAACACTGAGTGTGCTGTGATATCTGGTGGGTCTCATCCTATAGTTGATGTTAACGAGGTAACTTCCAAACATAATGCTGCATCCCGAGCGAAAGGGAAAGAGCTGTACGAATCTTCTCCAAAAGGCCATGCAGACAG GAGAAGTGATGTTGGGCATTTTGCTGATGGATGGTGCAATGGTAAATTTCCTGAGGACTGCGTTCTTGTACAAGACACCAGTGGCAACTCAAACAAAAAGGTTTTGGGAAAAAGCTCTACGTCATTTCCTGCAACGTCGTCCGAGCAAAAGCCTGTGCTTAATGAGGGCCAGATTCACACACCAACCTCAATTATTAAAAGACAAAAGAAGCACACCTTGAGTTTAGGAAGCCCAGAGAAAAGGTCAGAGGTAATTTGTTTGAGTTCAGGTGGGGAATCATCGACCAGGAAGTCAGTTAGGGATCGTTGTCGTTTGCCTCCGAGTGAATTAGGTTCCTCGGTAGCTGTTGGTGAAATTTCTCCGGAAGTGAGAGAGAGTGTCACACAAACCGATAATGACGCTGAAACTAGGGATGTACAACTCCAAGCAGATGAGATGTTGGCTCGTGAACTGCAGGAGCAGTTATATAATGAAATATCTGAACCTTCTAGTCACGAG ATACTTTCATCACTAGGCTGGGTAGAGCATCAGGAAGACCATGTGCAGCCTGCTTCTTCAAGAGGAAGCCATCGCACACATGCTTTT GGGGCTGCTCCACCATTAACTCGGCAAGCTTCTCAGTCTTTGCGCAACCGTTTGTTCCGTCGAGGAGCTCAAGCGCGCCTCCCCAGATCAAATGTACCGAGGCTAAGGAGTCATGTTCATCGCTATCCTAGAGGGAGGGGTAGATTATTCCCTTCAGATATGGATGTTGACATG AGAATGGATTTACTTGAAACAATGGAAGCTGTGGTAAATGATGATATCAGAATGGTCAATCAACTCCTTGAGTCTGATCGTGAATTTGGAGA AAATGATTACGAAATGTTATTGGCTCTTGATGAAAACAATCATACACATCTTGGTGCATCAGTTGCTCGAATAGCGAACCTCCCGGAGTCCACAGTACAT AATGATAACTGTGAAGTTTGTTCAATTTGTCTTGAAACTCCAGCTATTGGAGACACCATGCGACATCTTCCTTGCTTGCACAAATTTCACAAAGAT TGTATCGATCCATGGCTGAGAAGAAGAAGATCATGTCCAGTTTGCAAGTCAGATATTTGA